A portion of the Halobacillus ihumii genome contains these proteins:
- a CDS encoding GNAT family N-acetyltransferase, producing MQIRELEVKELHTVARWLHSMNEQDKHYVAWLASEPNEIFEQIWTLTQFEEPLAYVAWDQNQIIGFIGILPFFDQKLARLLGPFSTQEDSEVIERLWEKTTLTLQLHFDVVKVACFKTNDPLVSFAERHDFSLYNIERTLALHQSHFSPSNERNPNIFELTGEHLHSLQDLHPAGAYYTTEEMVELAKREENKLFGYIEDGKLLSYLYYETITADEGEICFVNVQPNDRGKGIGTLLIQHALQYAFYVYGVKAVTLSVRNQNTQAEQLYQQLGFREINTVYAFEKNLSDLNSPPLFH from the coding sequence ATGCAGATTCGAGAACTAGAAGTTAAAGAATTACATACTGTTGCACGATGGCTGCACTCAATGAACGAGCAAGATAAACATTATGTAGCATGGCTTGCTTCAGAACCCAATGAAATTTTTGAACAAATTTGGACGTTGACTCAATTTGAAGAACCCCTTGCCTATGTTGCTTGGGACCAGAACCAAATTATCGGGTTTATAGGGATCCTTCCCTTTTTCGATCAGAAACTGGCCCGTCTACTTGGACCTTTCTCCACTCAGGAAGACTCTGAGGTAATTGAACGGCTGTGGGAAAAGACTACCCTCACCCTCCAACTGCATTTTGATGTCGTAAAAGTGGCGTGTTTTAAAACAAACGATCCCTTAGTTTCCTTTGCGGAACGGCATGATTTTTCACTTTATAACATAGAAAGAACGTTGGCCCTGCACCAGTCACATTTTTCTCCTTCAAATGAAAGGAATCCAAATATTTTTGAACTGACAGGCGAGCATCTTCATTCGCTTCAGGACCTGCATCCAGCGGGGGCTTACTACACAACGGAGGAAATGGTCGAACTGGCTAAGCGAGAGGAGAATAAACTCTTTGGCTATATCGAAGATGGCAAGCTGCTCAGCTACCTTTATTATGAGACCATTACAGCTGATGAGGGAGAGATTTGTTTTGTAAATGTCCAGCCGAATGACCGCGGTAAAGGGATTGGAACTTTGTTAATACAGCACGCCTTACAGTATGCTTTCTACGTATATGGAGTCAAAGCGGTGACACTCTCAGTCCGCAACCAAAACACACAGGCCGAACAACTTTATCAACAGTTAGGTTTTCGCGAAATCAACACGGTCTATGCCTTTGAAAAGAATCTTAGTGACTTGAATTCCCCTCCCCTCTTCCATTAA
- a CDS encoding glycoside hydrolase family 65 protein: MGWHIKRNRLRVEELINEESLFFLGNGYLGVRGNFEEGYPEGFPTIRGTYINAFHDIIDIPYGEKLYGFPDTQQKMLNVHDTQSIQIYVGEEEELYALDQGQVLDYSRKLLLDEGCTIREIHWKSPLGKELNIRFERLVSFVHRELFMIKLNLIPVNFSGKLKVVSSINGDVENYANKEDPRVAAGEAKRLHLSKLLLNEGDGYIESQAEVSRLRTGCVTRHYTDSADVTVLEDDHSKQLLFNYVWDAEKSVPLSLTKRTVFVDSLRHEEDLYEAAIGLQHSLDEWSDDEIFHEQREYMQKFWQHGDVRVSGDHRLQEGLRFNLFHLLQSVGRDSYSNISAKGLSGEGYEGHYFWDTEIYMFPVFLMIAPDLAKRLLIYRYSILNHAKDRAVEMGHQQGALFPWRTISGKECSSYFPAGTAQYHISADIAYSYIQYYHATGDTDFLLDYGVELLVETARLWMDVGHFNKNGFSIDNVTGPDEYTAIVNNNYYTNVMAKHNLVWAVKAYRIARKRDSKRVTDLAESLSLTKEELEQFKQAAAVMYLPYDKQFGINPQDDTFLNKAVWDIGGTSADQFPLLLHYHPLTLYRYQVCKQADTVLAHFLLEDEQDFDTIRNSYNYYENITTHDSSLSTCVFSIMAAKLGDLEKAFYYFGDSARLDLDNLHGNTKDGLHMANMAGSFMAILFGFAGLRVKENGLHFSPKLPDQWSDYSFHVHGQGQLISACVTSQYMRLKLVDADCPVEVHVNGLHYKIKPDETLKVFLAD; this comes from the coding sequence ATGGGCTGGCACATTAAACGTAACAGGTTGAGGGTTGAAGAATTAATAAATGAGGAGAGCTTGTTCTTCCTGGGTAATGGCTATCTTGGTGTTAGAGGCAACTTTGAAGAAGGCTATCCTGAGGGTTTCCCGACAATCAGGGGGACGTATATCAATGCGTTTCACGATATTATTGACATTCCTTATGGAGAGAAGTTGTATGGGTTTCCGGACACGCAGCAAAAAATGTTAAATGTTCATGATACTCAATCGATACAAATCTATGTAGGTGAGGAAGAAGAGTTATATGCACTCGATCAGGGTCAGGTTCTTGATTATTCCAGAAAGCTATTATTGGATGAAGGATGCACCATTCGGGAGATTCATTGGAAATCCCCGCTCGGGAAAGAGTTAAATATCCGTTTTGAACGGCTTGTTTCTTTTGTTCATCGCGAACTATTTATGATCAAGTTGAATCTGATACCTGTTAATTTTTCAGGCAAGCTGAAGGTTGTTTCTAGCATTAATGGGGATGTGGAAAACTACGCAAATAAAGAGGATCCACGCGTGGCTGCGGGGGAGGCAAAGCGGCTTCACCTTAGCAAGTTACTACTGAATGAAGGGGACGGCTATATAGAAAGTCAAGCCGAGGTATCCCGCTTACGAACAGGGTGTGTGACAAGGCATTATACAGATTCTGCAGATGTAACAGTCTTAGAAGATGATCATTCCAAACAGCTGCTGTTTAATTATGTGTGGGATGCGGAAAAGTCTGTTCCTCTCTCTCTTACTAAGCGTACTGTTTTTGTAGATTCCTTAAGGCATGAAGAAGATTTATACGAGGCGGCTATTGGGCTTCAGCATTCTCTTGATGAATGGTCGGATGATGAAATTTTCCACGAGCAAAGAGAATATATGCAGAAGTTCTGGCAGCATGGAGATGTTCGTGTCAGCGGTGACCACAGACTTCAAGAAGGATTGCGGTTTAACCTTTTTCATCTTCTGCAATCAGTAGGGAGAGATTCATACAGCAATATTTCGGCTAAGGGATTATCAGGGGAAGGCTATGAGGGTCATTACTTCTGGGATACGGAAATTTACATGTTCCCAGTCTTTCTTATGATTGCTCCTGATTTAGCAAAGAGACTATTAATCTATCGCTATTCCATTCTGAACCATGCGAAGGACCGGGCTGTTGAAATGGGACATCAACAAGGAGCTCTGTTCCCATGGAGAACGATCAGCGGTAAGGAGTGTTCCTCTTACTTCCCGGCAGGAACGGCACAGTACCATATAAGTGCGGACATTGCTTATAGTTATATTCAATATTATCATGCTACTGGGGATACAGACTTTTTGTTAGATTATGGTGTCGAGTTGTTAGTAGAAACAGCCAGACTGTGGATGGATGTTGGTCACTTTAATAAAAATGGATTCTCGATCGATAATGTCACAGGCCCGGATGAATACACGGCAATCGTAAATAATAATTATTATACGAACGTGATGGCTAAGCATAATTTAGTATGGGCAGTAAAAGCATACCGAATTGCCAGAAAGCGAGATTCAAAAAGGGTGACGGATCTCGCTGAGTCCCTATCCCTTACTAAGGAAGAACTTGAGCAATTTAAGCAAGCTGCTGCGGTCATGTATTTACCTTATGACAAACAATTTGGAATCAACCCACAAGATGACACCTTTCTAAATAAGGCCGTGTGGGATATAGGAGGTACGTCAGCAGACCAATTCCCTTTACTGCTTCATTATCATCCGCTTACTCTTTATCGTTATCAAGTATGTAAACAGGCCGACACTGTGCTGGCCCATTTTTTACTTGAAGATGAACAGGACTTTGACACCATACGAAATTCCTATAACTACTATGAAAATATCACCACACATGATTCATCCCTTTCCACGTGTGTGTTCAGTATCATGGCAGCTAAACTCGGTGATCTTGAAAAAGCCTTTTATTATTTTGGAGACTCTGCACGCCTGGACTTGGATAACTTGCATGGCAATACGAAGGATGGGCTGCATATGGCTAATATGGCGGGGAGCTTTATGGCCATTTTATTCGGATTTGCCGGGTTACGAGTTAAAGAGAATGGATTACATTTTTCACCGAAACTTCCCGATCAGTGGAGTGACTACTCGTTTCATGTTCATGGACAAGGTCAGCTCATTTCAGCCTGTGTTACGTCACAATATATGAGATTGAAATTGGTCGATGCTGACTGCCCCGTTGAGGTGCATGTGAATGGATTACACTACAAGATAAAACCAGATGAAACGTTAAAAGTTTTCCTGGCAGATTAA
- a CDS encoding carbohydrate ABC transporter permease produces MANRSGSTSSKKKLVFVLILCFYLVVVVFPFLWILITSFKSTGEIFGNHPFRIIPENPTIEHYANVILEKGILNAVWNSLVVSGVTTIYIVFVATLASYAISRFEFFGKNLLLGVVLAVSMFPQMIVIGPIYNLFVDLGWTNSYWITLPYSSITLPMAVWILVTHFNQIPIALEESAKMDGANRFQTLFKIVFPLAAPGVFTTAIIVFITAWNEFVLAITINSDAAYHTVPVAISFLRTQFEILWGQVAAATIIVTIPTLLIVLFFQKQIVSGLTSGGVKE; encoded by the coding sequence ATGGCAAACCGTTCTGGCTCGACATCATCTAAGAAGAAACTGGTTTTCGTATTAATTCTTTGTTTTTACCTCGTTGTTGTCGTATTTCCCTTTCTATGGATTCTAATCACCTCCTTTAAGAGTACAGGTGAAATTTTTGGCAATCATCCTTTTCGAATTATTCCAGAGAATCCGACCATTGAGCATTATGCCAATGTGATACTTGAGAAGGGTATTCTGAATGCGGTTTGGAATAGTCTAGTCGTTTCAGGTGTTACGACCATTTATATCGTGTTTGTTGCGACACTGGCCTCCTATGCTATTTCAAGGTTTGAATTTTTCGGGAAAAACTTATTATTGGGTGTAGTCCTTGCGGTATCTATGTTTCCCCAAATGATCGTGATTGGCCCGATTTATAATTTATTTGTGGATCTGGGCTGGACGAATAGCTATTGGATTACATTACCTTACTCTTCGATCACTCTTCCGATGGCCGTATGGATCTTAGTGACGCACTTTAACCAAATTCCCATTGCTCTAGAAGAATCTGCGAAAATGGATGGCGCCAATCGCTTCCAAACATTATTCAAAATTGTATTTCCATTGGCGGCGCCGGGAGTTTTTACAACAGCCATCATTGTGTTTATAACAGCCTGGAATGAATTTGTGCTTGCGATAACGATTAACTCGGATGCGGCTTACCATACTGTACCTGTGGCCATCTCGTTCTTGCGGACACAATTCGAAATTCTTTGGGGGCAGGTAGCTGCTGCTACAATCATCGTTACGATACCTACACTATTAATCGTCCTGTTTTTCCAGAAGCAGATTGTCTCTGGGCTGACGAGCGGCGGTGTAAAAGAATAA